In Anthocerotibacter panamensis C109, the sequence ACGGACTCTGACGTTTGAGCAACCCCTGGAATTAGGGGGCAAGCGCGAAGCTCGCCTCATCCTAGCCAATGACCAAGTTCGTCTAGCCGGAGTGCAATTAGAGCTGCTGCGCTGGCAAATCCGCACCGACGTCTACCGCAGCTACGCAGAGCTTGCCATCGCCCGCGCCGCCCGAGAACAGGCCGAACGCACCGTGGGTCTCAATCAGCGCTTGGTAGACATCACGCAACGACGCCTTGCTACCGGGGATGTGGCCGAAGCGGAAGTTATTCAGGCGACCTTTGCTCTAGAACGTGCCCGCCAGAGGCTAGAGCCTGCGACCAACCGGGTCCGGCAAGCTAACATTCGTCTCGATGGCCTGCTAGGACGTGCACCAAATGAATCCATCCAGGTGGAAGACCGGGGCGTTTTTAATCTGTCCGTAGAGCAGCATCAACCCGCCCCTGTAAACCAACCCCCCATGCCAGAACTGAGCACCCTCCAGGGGCTTGCCCGTCGTACTCGGCTGGACTTGGCCCTTGCTGAAGCCCAGGTTCGTCTGGGGACAGACCAGTTACGGTTAGCCCAGACCCTGCGTGTCCCGGATATTGCTCTAGCCGGAGGATTCATCTGGGACCCGGTGGCTCAGACTACGGCGGCTACCCTCGGGGTCCGGGTGGACCTACCTGTCTTTAACAATCATCAGGGAGAGGTAGACCAAGCTGTCGCTGTACAATCGGTGGCACAAGCTCAGGTAGAGGCTCTGGAGCGCCAGGTGGAGAGCGAGGTCGCGGCGGCCTATGAAGATTTCACCAGTGCCCAGCGCTTACTCCTGCGAGACCGCACAGTACTCCTGCCCCAGGCCAATCGTGTTTTGGAGCTGGCACAGAAAAGTTATCAAGCGGGCCAGAGCGGGATCACCGATGTGCTAGTGGTCCAACAATCAGTCCAGGACCAGCGCGACGCCTATTACGCCGATGTGCTCACCTATCAGAGTGCCCTCAATACGCTGGAGAGAGCTGTCAACCAACCCTTAATGGAACTCCCCAATGCTGCATCCCCTCCCTAAAAGCTTGCTAGGGTTTGCCCTGCTACTCACCGCCTGCCAGACTACGCCCGCTCCCGAGGAAGCGCCAGCCCCAGTAGTCCAGGTACCCATGACTCGGGTACAGCGTATTGATCTGGTAAGCACGATAAGTATTCCGGGGACCGTCGTCGCCCTGCCCGACCGCTCGCTGAAGATCAGTCCAGCAGTGGCAGGCAAGCTGGTGGCAGTCCTCGCCGTTCCGGGGCAACAGGTCCATCAGGGGCAACTCCTCGCCCGTCTCGATAGCCGTCAGGCTACCGACCAACTCAACCAATCAGCGGCGCAGGTGCAGTCCGCGCAGGCCGGGGTTGCCCAGGCGAATACCAATGTACTCCTAGCCCGCAATACCCAGTCCCGCCTCCAGGCGTTGTACCAGCAAAAGATCGCCGCCCAAAAAGATTTAATCGCCGCCCAAAGCCAAGTACAGACTGCCGAGGCCCAACGGGCGGCAGCCGAGGCCCAACTGCGTCAAGCCCAAGCCGCCCGTGCCCAGACCAGCACCCAACTGGGGCTCACCCGCCTCGACAGCCCCTTGACTGGGGTAGTGGCCCGACGCTTCCTCAATGTCGGGGATACCGCAGACCCGACGACGCCCGTGGTCCAAGTCGTAGATCTGGGGACGGTGCTCGTCAGCGCCAACCTACCCGCTGATACCCCGTCGGTTATCCGTCCTGGTCAGAGCGCTCGTATCCAGAGTGTCGGTTTGGGGAATGTCACGCTTGCGGGGACCGTTACGGCGGTCAGTCCGGTGGTAGATGCCCAGAGCAATACGTTGGCGATCCAAATCCGGGTAGCCAACCCCCGAGGCCAGCTCAAGGAAAACCAGACAGTGACTGTGGCGATAACCACAGGCATCCACAAAGGGGCACGCACGGTGCCCGCAACCGCCCTAGTCCCAGACCCCAATAACCCCGAGGGCAAGATGGTGTATACCGTCAGGGCGGGCCATGCCCAGCGCGTTGCCGTCAAGACCGGCCTGGAGCAGGCAGAGCGGGTCGAGATTTTGACGGGCCTGGAGGCGGGTACAGCAATTGTTGCCCGTGGAGCCTATGGGCTACCGGATGATACGGCGGTGCAAAGTCCGACCAGCCCAAAGCCCACCCCTACCAAAGTATCTAACCCATGATCTCCTTCACCAAAACCCTACAAGGGCAGGCGCGGGCTATCTACTTAGTCTTTGCACTGGTAGCTCTGGGTGGATTTTTGGCCTTTAGAAGCCTGCCTAGCGATGTCTACCCGGAATTGACCTTTCCGCGCATTGCCGTCATTGCCGAGGTGGGGGATATCTCCCCGGAACGGGTGGTCCTGACCGTGACGCGCCCCCTGGAAGAAGCCTGTGGTCAGGTTTACCGGGTGCGCTGGGTCCGCTCCAAGACGATTCGGGGTTCGGCGGAACTCTCGATTGAGTTTCAACCGGGCACCGATATGCAACTGGCCCTCCAACAGCTCCAGGCACGGGTGAATGAGGTCCGAGCTACCCTTCCGGCGAACATCAACTTAACGATTGAGCGCATCACACCTGCTATCTTTCCGGTCCTCACCTTTAATGTCAGTACCCCGACGCTGACCCAGGCGGACCTCTACACCCTCTCTCGCTACCAGATCCAGCCGCGCTTGACCCGTGTGCCGGGGGTGGCCCGCGTCCAGATCCAGGGGGGTGACACGCCCCAGATCGCCGTGGAGATTGACCCGGCCCGACTTAAGGGCTATGGTCTGGGTCTGACCCAGGTGGCCGACGCCCTCACCCGCACCAATCAGGTCCAGGTGGTGGGCAAGCTCGACCAGCACTACCAGCAAAATCTGGTGGTCGCCACCGGGGAATCACGGTCTCCGGCTGACTTAGGCGGGACTGTCATCGCTACTCAAAACGGAGTACCGGTGTTCCTGCGAGACCTGGGGCATATCCAGTCGGGACATGCCGACCGTTCGCGGGTGGTCAGCGTAGACGGGAAACCGGGACTCACGCTCAATATCTTTCGACAGCCGAACAGCAACGTGGTTGCCGTCTCGGATGGGGTACGCCAGGAGTTAGCCCAAATTGAGAAGAGTTTGCCCCCTGGTATTCAGATACGACCTGCCTACAACGAGTCTGGGCTGGTCACCGACGCGATTGCCAACGTCCGGGATGCGATTGGCATCGGCATCGCCCTCATTTTTGTTGTGCTCTACGGGTTCCTGCGCGAGTGGCGTAGTACGGTTATCGCGGCACTGACCATTCCCCTGTCGGCCCTGGCTGCTTTTGGTGTCCTGTTCCTGGTCGGCCAGAGCCTGAACCTGATGTCCCTGGGCGGACTAGCCGTCGCCATCGGTCTGGTCATCGACGATGCCATTGTCGTCATTGAGAATATTGACCGTCAGCTCCAGGGGGGCCTTAGTACCTGGGCGGCGGTTACTGCTGCGGCCTCGGAATTGACCGGGCCAGTGGTCAGTTCTACTGTGACCACTGTGGTGGTCTTCCTGCCGCTGGGCTTACTCTCGGGAGTGGCAGGTCAATTCTTTACTAGCCTGACCTTGACCCTGACGGCTGCGGTAATCTTTTCGCTGGTGCTTGCCCTCACCCTCACGCCCTTGCTCTCAGCCCAATGGCTCAAAGATGGCGGGGAAACGGCGGAACCTGCCACTCTGGACCGCCTGGACCGCGCCTACGTCCGACTCCTGAAGGGCGTCCTGACCCGTCCCTGGTGGGTCGGGGCGGTGGCCGGGGTGCTCCTAGTCGGGGGCGGCTTTCTCTTCACCCGTTTGGGCAGCGACTTCCTACCCAGCATGGATGAGGGGAGTTACATCCTGGACTACCTCACGCCCCCCGGAACCTCTCTGGCTGAGACAGACACCCTGGCCCACAGGCTGGAGCAACTGCTGGCTCAGACCCCGGAAGTGTTGGCTTGGACCCGGCGCACGGGGGCCGAGAATGGCCTTTTTGCCACCGAGTCGAGCCGAGGAGATATCCTGGTCGTGCTCAAACCCGCCAGCGAACGCCAGCGGAGGGTCCAGGAGGTCATAGAGGACCAGCGTGCTCGGATTGCCCGGAGTCTGCCACAGTTGGACACAGACTTTCACCAGAACCTCCAGGACCAACTCAACGACCTCTCCGGCAACCCCAGCCCAGTGGAAGTGCGCCTCTTTGGAGAAGACCCCCAGGTCTTGCGGACGCTTGCTGCCCAGGTGGAAGAACGCATTCAGGATACCCCCGGACTGGTGGATCTGGTCACGACGGGCCGGGTCGGCGCTCCCCAGTTAGATGTGCGGGTGGACCCGGTGCGGGCGGGCCGGTTGGGTCTGGATGTAGCGGGGGTCGAGAGCCAGGTGCAGGATGCACTGTTGGGCGGTATTGCCACACAGGTGCGGCAGGCCGACCGCCTCATCGATGTGCGGGTGCGTCTTTTGGATCAGGTGCGACGAGACCCAGCCCAACTGGCTCAGGTACCTATTGTTAGCAGCAGTGGCACGACGCTGCCGCTATCAGCCATGGCTACGGTTACCCCACGCACGGGTGAAGGGGAGATTACCCGAGAGAATCAGCAGCGCTATGTCTCCTTGGCCGCCAATCTGGAGGGTCGGGACTTGGGCTCTGTGGTTCAGGATATCCAGCAACGGGTTAAAGATTTTACCCTGCCTGCGGGCTACACGCTGACAGTGGGCGGACTCTATGCAAGCCAGCAGGAAGCCTTTGGGCAATTGCTCGTGGTTCTGGGTTTGGGGATTTTGCTGGTCTATCTGGTGCTGGTGGTCCAGTTCCGCTCACTCCGGCAGCCCCTCGCGATCTTTACAGCCATTCCCCTGGCTCTATTTGGGGTCGTTCTGGCCTTGTGGATAACCGGCACCCCGCTGAATATTTCTTCCTTTATGGGCATCATCCTGTTGGTGGGATTGGTCGTGAAGAACGGAATTATTCTGCTCGACTACACCAACCAACTCCGTGCCACTGGACAGCCCTTAGATGCTGCGCTCCTGGAAGCGGGCCGGGTGCGGCTACGCCCCATCTTGATGACGACCCTGTGTACCCTGCTGGGCTTGATGCCTTTGGCGATTGGGCTGGGGGCGGGAGCAGAATTACAAAAACCCCTAGCGATAGCCGTTATCGGCGGGCTCTCCCTGTCTACGGTCTTTACGTTGGTCTTTGTCCCCGTGGTCTACCGGCTTCTAAACCGTCCGGCTTAAAACTGACTTTTTAGTTGTCGCGTTTGTGGCTTCTGAGTAATTGTTTTGAAGTAAGGAAAACCGCCCCTATTTCTTCACTTTTATCTTGCATCATGAGTGTAAGAGGTAGGGATAAAACCCTCCTTAAATGAGCCTTTAACAAGCTTTGTGGAGAAACAAGCAATTTTTCCTCCTGCATGATTAAAAGGAGTTTTCCATGTTTCGCACCCATTGGTTGTACGCGCTCCTGGTTGGCTCTTTGGCCATCTTCCCCGGCGTAGTCAGTGCTGCTCCCTATCGCAGCAGTATCCAGGTTCCCTATCAGAAAGTTTCTGAGCACAAGGAGGAAATCAACACCCCCCGGCTCAAAAAACTGGCCCGCCTTTCCTATGCTGATGCCATCGCCATCGCCCGTAAGAAGTACCGGGGCAAACTGGGACAGGTGGACCTGGAGAACGAAGACGGCAACCTCATCTATTCCGTGGAACTCGGGAAGCGGGAACTGGCTATTGACGCAGGCAGCGGCAAGATCCTC encodes:
- a CDS encoding TolC family protein, yielding MSRTALSVWGSICLWVSLGASLPAFAQSFPLSLRAALEQAQAHNPQLLAAERGVVLAQSGISVAGVTPNPRLALDIPFGEAETKRTLTFEQPLELGGKREARLILANDQVRLAGVQLELLRWQIRTDVYRSYAELAIARAAREQAERTVGLNQRLVDITQRRLATGDVAEAEVIQATFALERARQRLEPATNRVRQANIRLDGLLGRAPNESIQVEDRGVFNLSVEQHQPAPVNQPPMPELSTLQGLARRTRLDLALAEAQVRLGTDQLRLAQTLRVPDIALAGGFIWDPVAQTTAATLGVRVDLPVFNNHQGEVDQAVAVQSVAQAQVEALERQVESEVAAAYEDFTSAQRLLLRDRTVLLPQANRVLELAQKSYQAGQSGITDVLVVQQSVQDQRDAYYADVLTYQSALNTLERAVNQPLMELPNAASPP
- a CDS encoding efflux RND transporter periplasmic adaptor subunit translates to MLHPLPKSLLGFALLLTACQTTPAPEEAPAPVVQVPMTRVQRIDLVSTISIPGTVVALPDRSLKISPAVAGKLVAVLAVPGQQVHQGQLLARLDSRQATDQLNQSAAQVQSAQAGVAQANTNVLLARNTQSRLQALYQQKIAAQKDLIAAQSQVQTAEAQRAAAEAQLRQAQAARAQTSTQLGLTRLDSPLTGVVARRFLNVGDTADPTTPVVQVVDLGTVLVSANLPADTPSVIRPGQSARIQSVGLGNVTLAGTVTAVSPVVDAQSNTLAIQIRVANPRGQLKENQTVTVAITTGIHKGARTVPATALVPDPNNPEGKMVYTVRAGHAQRVAVKTGLEQAERVEILTGLEAGTAIVARGAYGLPDDTAVQSPTSPKPTPTKVSNP
- a CDS encoding efflux RND transporter permease subunit, whose translation is MISFTKTLQGQARAIYLVFALVALGGFLAFRSLPSDVYPELTFPRIAVIAEVGDISPERVVLTVTRPLEEACGQVYRVRWVRSKTIRGSAELSIEFQPGTDMQLALQQLQARVNEVRATLPANINLTIERITPAIFPVLTFNVSTPTLTQADLYTLSRYQIQPRLTRVPGVARVQIQGGDTPQIAVEIDPARLKGYGLGLTQVADALTRTNQVQVVGKLDQHYQQNLVVATGESRSPADLGGTVIATQNGVPVFLRDLGHIQSGHADRSRVVSVDGKPGLTLNIFRQPNSNVVAVSDGVRQELAQIEKSLPPGIQIRPAYNESGLVTDAIANVRDAIGIGIALIFVVLYGFLREWRSTVIAALTIPLSALAAFGVLFLVGQSLNLMSLGGLAVAIGLVIDDAIVVIENIDRQLQGGLSTWAAVTAAASELTGPVVSSTVTTVVVFLPLGLLSGVAGQFFTSLTLTLTAAVIFSLVLALTLTPLLSAQWLKDGGETAEPATLDRLDRAYVRLLKGVLTRPWWVGAVAGVLLVGGGFLFTRLGSDFLPSMDEGSYILDYLTPPGTSLAETDTLAHRLEQLLAQTPEVLAWTRRTGAENGLFATESSRGDILVVLKPASERQRRVQEVIEDQRARIARSLPQLDTDFHQNLQDQLNDLSGNPSPVEVRLFGEDPQVLRTLAAQVEERIQDTPGLVDLVTTGRVGAPQLDVRVDPVRAGRLGLDVAGVESQVQDALLGGIATQVRQADRLIDVRVRLLDQVRRDPAQLAQVPIVSSSGTTLPLSAMATVTPRTGEGEITRENQQRYVSLAANLEGRDLGSVVQDIQQRVKDFTLPAGYTLTVGGLYASQQEAFGQLLVVLGLGILLVYLVLVVQFRSLRQPLAIFTAIPLALFGVVLALWITGTPLNISSFMGIILLVGLVVKNGIILLDYTNQLRATGQPLDAALLEAGRVRLRPILMTTLCTLLGLMPLAIGLGAGAELQKPLAIAVIGGLSLSTVFTLVFVPVVYRLLNRPA
- a CDS encoding PepSY domain-containing protein; its protein translation is MFRTHWLYALLVGSLAIFPGVVSAAPYRSSIQVPYQKVSEHKEEINTPRLKKLARLSYADAIAIARKKYRGKLGQVDLENEDGNLIYSVELGKRELAIDAGSGKILQVE